The following coding sequences are from one Panicum hallii strain FIL2 chromosome 5, PHallii_v3.1, whole genome shotgun sequence window:
- the LOC112893972 gene encoding pentatricopeptide repeat-containing protein At3g21470-like isoform X2, with protein MSASSGSVRELTALLSALRRARHPCPAHAAQLHARLVVSAGARPHPVLLTQLVSLYAAAGRLADALRALRAHLAAANLRTYVVLVSALARPHPGLAFSLFAGACRGLRPGPHLVSAVLAACAGLPPLCGRQVHARAAKAVPPRDVFVYTGLVDAYAKAGDMAASRKVFDEMPCPGAASWNTLLVGYARNKMCLEALSVFRELAGQGREVPLDQVSVSGVLSACSSAGTVDFGRQVHACAAKGCHHLERCHLCLHS; from the exons ATGAGCGCGAGCAGCGGCAGCGTCCGCGAGCTGACGGCCCTCCTCTCGGCGCTGCGCCGCGCGCGCCACCCCTGCCCCGCTCACGCCGCGCAGCTCCACGCCCGCCTCGTCGTCTCCGCGGGCGCGCGCCCGCACCCGGTCCTCCTCACGCAGCTCGTCTCCCTCTACGCCGCCGCGGGCCGCCTCGCCGACGCGCTCCGCGCCCTCCGCgcgcacctcgccgccgccaaccTCCGCACCTACGTGGTCCTCGTCTCCGCCCTCGCGCGCCCGCACCCAGGCCTCGCGTTCTCGCTCTTCGCGGGCGCATGCCGCGGACTCCGTCCCGGCCCCCACCTCGTCTCCGCCGTCCTCGCCGCCTGCGCCGGCCTCCCGCCCCTCTGCGGCCGCCAGgtccacgcgcgcgccgccaaggCCGTACCTCCTCGCGACGTGTTCGTCTACACCGGGTTGGTCGATGCGTACGCCAAGGCCGGGGACATGGCGGCGTCCAggaaggtgttcgacgaaatgccttGCCCGGGCGCGGCGTCCTGGAACACGCTTCTCGTTGGTTATGCCAGGAACAAGATGTGCCTCGAAGCACTGTCGGTGTTCAGGGAGCTGGCAGGGCAGGGGCGGGAGGTGCCTCTTGATCAGGTGAGCGTGTCAGGTGTGCTCAGCGCTTGCTCCTCGGCAGGCACCGTGGACTTCGGTCGCCAGGTGCATGCGTGCGCTGCCAAG GGATGTCATCACTTGGAACGTTGTCATTTGTGCCTGCATTCATGA
- the LOC112893972 gene encoding pentatricopeptide repeat-containing protein At3g21470-like isoform X1, producing the protein MSASSGSVRELTALLSALRRARHPCPAHAAQLHARLVVSAGARPHPVLLTQLVSLYAAAGRLADALRALRAHLAAANLRTYVVLVSALARPHPGLAFSLFAGACRGLRPGPHLVSAVLAACAGLPPLCGRQVHARAAKAVPPRDVFVYTGLVDAYAKAGDMAASRKVFDEMPCPGAASWNTLLVGYARNKMCLEALSVFRELAGQGREVPLDQVSVSGVLSACSSAGTVDFGRQVHACAAKVGLELGAGCHHLERCHLCLHS; encoded by the exons ATGAGCGCGAGCAGCGGCAGCGTCCGCGAGCTGACGGCCCTCCTCTCGGCGCTGCGCCGCGCGCGCCACCCCTGCCCCGCTCACGCCGCGCAGCTCCACGCCCGCCTCGTCGTCTCCGCGGGCGCGCGCCCGCACCCGGTCCTCCTCACGCAGCTCGTCTCCCTCTACGCCGCCGCGGGCCGCCTCGCCGACGCGCTCCGCGCCCTCCGCgcgcacctcgccgccgccaaccTCCGCACCTACGTGGTCCTCGTCTCCGCCCTCGCGCGCCCGCACCCAGGCCTCGCGTTCTCGCTCTTCGCGGGCGCATGCCGCGGACTCCGTCCCGGCCCCCACCTCGTCTCCGCCGTCCTCGCCGCCTGCGCCGGCCTCCCGCCCCTCTGCGGCCGCCAGgtccacgcgcgcgccgccaaggCCGTACCTCCTCGCGACGTGTTCGTCTACACCGGGTTGGTCGATGCGTACGCCAAGGCCGGGGACATGGCGGCGTCCAggaaggtgttcgacgaaatgccttGCCCGGGCGCGGCGTCCTGGAACACGCTTCTCGTTGGTTATGCCAGGAACAAGATGTGCCTCGAAGCACTGTCGGTGTTCAGGGAGCTGGCAGGGCAGGGGCGGGAGGTGCCTCTTGATCAGGTGAGCGTGTCAGGTGTGCTCAGCGCTTGCTCCTCGGCAGGCACCGTGGACTTCGGTCGCCAGGTGCATGCGTGCGCTGCCAAGGTGGGTCTGGAGCTGGGTGCG GGATGTCATCACTTGGAACGTTGTCATTTGTGCCTGCATTCATGA
- the LOC112893972 gene encoding pentatricopeptide repeat-containing protein At1g74600, chloroplastic-like isoform X3 yields MSASSGSVRELTALLSALRRARHPCPAHAAQLHARLVVSAGARPHPVLLTQLVSLYAAAGRLADALRALRAHLAAANLRTYVVLVSALARPHPGLAFSLFAGACRGLRPGPHLVSAVLAACAGLPPLCGRQVHARAAKAVPPRDVFVYTGLVDAYAKAGDMAASRKVFDEMPCPGAASWNTLLVGYARNKMCLEALSVFRELAGQGREVPLDQGCHHLERCHLCLHS; encoded by the exons ATGAGCGCGAGCAGCGGCAGCGTCCGCGAGCTGACGGCCCTCCTCTCGGCGCTGCGCCGCGCGCGCCACCCCTGCCCCGCTCACGCCGCGCAGCTCCACGCCCGCCTCGTCGTCTCCGCGGGCGCGCGCCCGCACCCGGTCCTCCTCACGCAGCTCGTCTCCCTCTACGCCGCCGCGGGCCGCCTCGCCGACGCGCTCCGCGCCCTCCGCgcgcacctcgccgccgccaaccTCCGCACCTACGTGGTCCTCGTCTCCGCCCTCGCGCGCCCGCACCCAGGCCTCGCGTTCTCGCTCTTCGCGGGCGCATGCCGCGGACTCCGTCCCGGCCCCCACCTCGTCTCCGCCGTCCTCGCCGCCTGCGCCGGCCTCCCGCCCCTCTGCGGCCGCCAGgtccacgcgcgcgccgccaaggCCGTACCTCCTCGCGACGTGTTCGTCTACACCGGGTTGGTCGATGCGTACGCCAAGGCCGGGGACATGGCGGCGTCCAggaaggtgttcgacgaaatgccttGCCCGGGCGCGGCGTCCTGGAACACGCTTCTCGTTGGTTATGCCAGGAACAAGATGTGCCTCGAAGCACTGTCGGTGTTCAGGGAGCTGGCAGGGCAGGGGCGGGAGGTGCCTCTTGATCAG GGATGTCATCACTTGGAACGTTGTCATTTGTGCCTGCATTCATGA
- the LOC112892723 gene encoding pentatricopeptide repeat-containing protein At2g22070-like — MVRDGVLPDDVSYATALQASACLLSWALGASIHASVIKTGFLDSDGVASSLITMYSKCGSLGDALQAFEVAEDHFCVMSWTAMITALQQNGHGLQAVDMFEKMLEHGIPPDHITFVSVLSSCSHSGLVEQGRKYFNLMTQVHKITPSTEHYACMVDMFGRAGLLSEAKQFIDQMRVKPDASVLGALLSACMNCRDLEMGEEVAKKLFVIEPGNTGNYVLLANIYTSHGRLEKAKEVRKWMRFQELRKEKGCSLVNDESQTSML; from the coding sequence ATGGTCAGGGATGGTGTCTTGCCCGATGATGTGTCCTATGCTACTGCATTGCAGGCATCAGCATGTCTGCTGTCATGGGCTCTTGGAGCAAGCATACATGCCTCTGTAATCAAGACAGGGTTCTTGGACAGCGATGGCGTTGCTAGCTCGCTTATCACCATGTATTCAAAATGTGGCAGCTTGGGCGATGCACTCCAAGCATTTGAGGTAGCAGAAGATCACTTCTGTGTAATGTCATGGACGGCCATGATCACTGCACTGCAGCAGAATGGACATGGACTACAGGCGGTTGATATGTTTGAGAAAATGCTAGAGCATGGCATCCCTCCAGACCACATCACATTTGTTAGTGTTCTCTCTTCCTGTAGCCACAGCGGACTTGTTGAGCAAGGACGCAAGTACTTCAATTTGATGACCCAAGTTCATAAGATCACACCTTCGACTGAGCATTATGCGTGCATGGTTGACATGTTTGGGCGAGCAGGCCTTCTAAGTGAGGCAAAGCAATTCATTGACCAGATGAGAGTTAAGCCAGATGCATCAGTCCTTGGGGCACTACTTTCAGCTTGCATGAATTGCAGGGACCTTGAGATGGGAGAGGAAGTTGCTAAGAAGCTGTTTGTGATTGAACCTGGAAATACCGGGAACTATGTCCTGCTTGCTAATATCTACACATCACATGGAAGATTGGAGAAGGCAAAAGAGGTGCGGAAATGGATGAGGTTCCAGGAGTTAAGGAAGGAGAAGGGATGCAGCTTAGTTAACGATGAGAGCCAAACCTCTATGTTATGA